Proteins encoded by one window of Babylonia areolata isolate BAREFJ2019XMU chromosome 8, ASM4173473v1, whole genome shotgun sequence:
- the LOC143285251 gene encoding uncharacterized protein LOC143285251, with amino-acid sequence MDLLLLLTGWLVLRSVTSEAVASSSTSGLRFIRDPNFDDRKVTNDADRLDLSGMATLTTCTSMCARHEWCSSFFYNVDTRDCSLYATAFVGPDFAESSVGSRYYRQTEAWCPVTAAGVLYNRPAEMCVYIEATTQVPTLDEADDACVSRNMRLIHDISPTRMTALKNFTMKNKVIYNQSIYIGLKRSAPGASTFEWIDGQPLNTADLAPFWENNQPNGAAYGQDCVVVRASVDSTLNDVTCNVDHTRKTYIARRQKPSANDCVVVAHEDSDLQLISACLSKTKVFHQPTPTMNRHASRMTNNETCSRLCTSRLHLQSDLLVHQWIAEPPGDAYSICRAKNLLRPHQEHLQRPHQ; translated from the exons ATGGATCTCCTACTTCTACTGACCGGCTGGCTTGTTCTCAGATCAGTTACCAG TGAAGCGGTAGCCTCCTCCAGCACCAGTGGACTGCGCTTCATTCGAGATCCCAACTTCGACGACCGGAAAGTCACGAACGATGCCGATCGTCTGGATCTTTCCGGCATGGCCACTCTCACGACGTGCACGAGCATGTGCGCCAGACACGAGTGGTGCTCCAGCTTCTTCTACAACGTTGATACCCGTGACTGCTCTCTGTACGCCACTGCCTTCGTGGGTCCGGATTTCGCTGAAAGTTCTGTCGGATCCCGATATTACAGGCAGACTGAGG cctggTGCCCCGTGACTGCCGCTGGGGTGTTGTACAACCGTCCCGCCGAGATGTGCGTGTACATTGAGGCCACCACACAGGTGCCCACGTTGGACGAGGCTGACGACGCCTGTGTCTCCCGCAATATGAGGCTGATCCACGACATCTCCCCCACCAGGATGACCGCCCTCAAAAACTTCACCATGAAAAACAAAG TGATCTACAACCAGTCCATTTACATCGGGCTGAAGCGGTCCGCCCCTGGTGCCTCCACCTTTGAGTGGATCGACGGTCAGCCCCTCAACACCGCTGACCTGGCCCCGTTCTGGGAGAATAACCAGCCAAACGGTGCTGCCTATGGGCAGGACTGTGTCGTCGTCCGAGCTTCCGTCGACTCCACGCTGAACGACGTCACTTGCAATGTGGACCACAC ACGAAAAACATACATTGCACGCAGACAGAAGCCGTCTGCTAATGACTGTGTGGTTGTGGCCCATGAGGACTCCGACCTGCAGCTGATCAGTGCTTG TCTGAGCAAGACCAAAGTGTTCCATCAACCCACACCGACCATGAACCGCCACGCATCACGTATGACCAACAATGAGACCTGTTCCAGACTCTGCACCTCAAGACTGCACTTGCAGAGCGACCTTCTAGTTCATCAGTGGATTGCAGAACCACCAGGAGACGCGTACTCCATCTGCCGTGCAAAAAATCTGCTACGACCTCACCAGGAACATCTGCAACGACCTCACCAGTAA